From Pseudodesulfovibrio alkaliphilus:
ACCTGCGCTGGATGAAGAATTGCACGGTCCTGTTGTATGTCTTCTCCTCCTCGGCGGTGAAGAAACAGGCCGGAATCTCACCGCGCTGCCTGTGGTAGTGCAGACATTCGCAACAGATGCCATGCTTGTCGCATGAGTAGGTGCATGTACAGTACTGCTCATTGATCTTGGCCCGTGGGCACTGGTCCTTCTTCTTCATTCGATAACCCCTCGTCACGCTACGCCTGGTTGCAGGATTCGTCGTTCGGCCATGGGCACCGTAGCCAATCAGAACCAGAGTGTCAATTATTCAAGCCTATTGATTGTAAGGCATTTTGCCAGACATCTCCCCCGGATAGTAGCAAAAAACCAGCCGATTGACGTATCGTTCGGTGTCAAATACGTTGAATTGCATCATAAACAGATGTATGTATTAAATGTCGCGCAAGCAGGAAGCGACCCCCCTGTTGTTATCATCATCTGATCACGGACTGTCAGCCATGTGGGAAAAAGCGTTCAGCCAGGTACCGGGCTTCAACGGGAACCGCGAGCCGCTCCGGGCGCAATCCCTTGAAGAACTCAAGGAGCACCTTGACTATACCCACATCCGTCAGTGCCTGCTTCGCCCCTACTTCGAGGAAAAGGACTATCCAGTGGTGGAGGCCAGGGAGCTGCTTCCCTCCTTTGAGGTGGATCTGCATGAATACAAAAACCTGCCTGGCTTCAGCATGGTGGTCTTTGACAGGCCCCTGAATTCTTTTCAGGAGGTTTTTCAGTACGACGCCCTGCACGCGCCCACGGACTGGGAAATGCCCCAGGCTGCGGAATACGCCTGCCAGCTTGAGGAATCGGTCATCGCCACCAATGTCCGCACTTTTCTCAGCCGTCTGCCCAAGCGTCATCACGCAAGATTCCTTGAACATTTCGAAGGCCAGGACATTTGCGGAATGGACCTGTACGACGAATTGCTCCCTTTTCTGCTCGAATTGGAGCGGGCCCATGTGATGGCCCACGACGCCACGGGACGATTCACCCTTCAAGGGGTCTATGCCTCGCTGCCATCGAACCTCGACAGCGAGCTGAAGCAGTTCGGGCTGCGCATTGGCAAGTTCAAGCCTGGCAACAACATCATGTATGAATGCAACCGATTGTTCGTTTACCAGTTCATGATGGAGCTGTACGGCTTTCCCATCGTCTCGGAGCGGCGCACCTCCTCGGCCATGTTTTCCATCCGGCTGCTGCGTCAGAACCAGCGCTTCATCGTCCGCGTTCTGGGCCAGAGTGATCGGACCATCACCACACTCATGTCTCGCCAGGCGGACGCCCCTGCCAGGATACGCCGCTACCCCCGCGTGGAAAAAATCGCCCTGGTGCGCGTCAACGAAAGCCAAAAGGAGACCATAGAACTCCTTGAGGACCAGGGATTCTTCGTGGACAGCAAAAACCGCGTGGTTATTCTGCGCGTCACCTACCAGCAGCACGAATACAATCCGAAAAACGTGCGCGAGGACAGGGCTCTCTCTGTCCATCGCCAGGAGGTCGTTCACCCGTTCACCGGCCGGACAATCGACGCCCTGAACATCATCCAGAACGTCCAGAACATGATTCTGCGTCTCAACGACATCGTTCGCGGCGAATGCCGCATTCCCATCAGCTACCGCCGCAGCGAGATCATCCGCTCCACCGAGAGCCATGAGGATCGGCTCAAGGTGCTCTCCATGTGGCTTTCCAAGCACATGTACAGGATAGTTGATTACTCGGACGAATACTTCGCCCAGGTGGTCAAGGTGCTTGACGGCTATCTGCTCGCCCCCGACAATTACGATGTCTTCAGCGAGCATCACGAACTGCATCAGGAGGTATGGGGACGCTTCAGCCACATTCAGCAGGCGCGAAAGGTCCGCATTCTCGAAGAACTTCGCTGGCGTCGCTATCGGGGACAGCCGGTTTCCTACAAGGAAATGCTTGAGATCATGACCGACATCCTCGGCGATCTGAAGTTCGAAATCGTCAACTATTTCGACAAACTGGTAGCCAAAGTGCTGATCATCGGCGAGGATGTGGCTGCCGATGCCTATCTGCGGCGAAAGTATGTGGAAATCAAGGATGACTCCCTCTCCCCTTACGGCCTGGAAATCAGGCGGCTGTATCACCGCCTTGTGGCCCTGCTTGACGAGTTCCGTTCCATCAGAAAATCCCGTACACTAGGCGGCGCAGGCTGACCGGCCGAGCAATATGACCGACACCCCGGCCGTGGCAGAGCCGCTGGCACGGGTCGCTCAGACGGTTCATCCCGGCGAACCCGAATTCATGCTCCCGACGACCAGACACACGTTCCGCAAGGAGGAAACCTTGGAATCCCTGGCAACCACCCCCCTCACCGACTGGCACCGGGAAAACGGCGCCAAAATGGCCCCCTTTGCCGGTTTCAACATGCCGGTGCAATACAAAGGCATCCTCATTGAGCACCAGCACACCCGCGAAAAGGCAGGCATCTTCGACATCTGCCATATGGGCGAGTTCAAGCTGTCCGGCCCCGGCTCCATGGAGACGCTGAACAAAGTGGTCAGCCACGACCTGACCACCCTGGACCCGGGAAAATGCCGCTACGGCTTCCTGCTCAACCGTTCTGGCGGCATTATGGACGACCTGATAATCTATTGCCTGGGCAAGGATGAGTACATGCTCGTCGTCAACGGCGCCTGCCGGACAAAGGACTTCGAACACATCCGGGCCAATCTTGCGGCAGGGCCGGTGTTGGCAGACATCAGCGAGGAAACGGGCAAGATCGACGTGCAGGGACCACAAAGCCTGAGCGTTCTGGAAACCCTGACCGAAAAAAAATGGAACGAATTGAAATATTTCAACTTCGAACCCACGGACTGCCTCGGCTTCCCCATGCTTGTCAGTCGGACAGGATACACGGGCGAGCTGGGCTACGAACTCTATCTGCCCGCGGACAAGGCGTTGTCGGTCTGGAAAAAACTCGCCGCCGACGCACGTGTCGAGCCGGTGGGTCTTGGCGCACGCGACACCTTGCGCCTTGAGATAGGCTATCCGCTCTACGGCCAGGATCTGGACGAGGAGCACACGCCCGTGGAAGCCGGGGCCGGGTTCTTTCTGAAAAAGGAAAGCGATTACATCGGCAAGTCAGGACTCGGCGAGGTCCGCCAGATGCTTGTTCCCCTGGTCATCGAGGGCCGCCGAACGGCCCGGCATCACGATGAAGTCCACCTGCCTTCGGGCGAGAAAGTCGGGGTTGTCACCAGTGGTTCCTTCGCCCCCAGCCTCGGGCATTGCGTGGCCTTGGCCTATATCCGCGCCGAAGATGTCAATGTCGAACGCTTTGTCATTAAAACGGCCAGGACTGAGCTAGAAGCGAAACGGACCGAGCTCCCCTTCTACAAGGAGGGAACAGCCCGGATGAAGGTCTAAAAACCTGCTCACTCGAACAAGACAGAGATGGGACGCCTCGGCGTCCCTTTTTGGTGCTATCGATCCGTTGTCAGCTCGTGTGCTCCAAGGGCGAGCATCTGCTGCTCCAGTCGCTCAAGTTCCCGGACCAGCACCGCCTCGGTCAGCTTTTCGTCCGTGACCTCCATGGGCTCGCCGATGTACACAGGGCAGCGCGTGAAGGGCATGGGCAATACGAAATGATCCCAGGACTTCTTAAATATCTTTGCCCGCTTGGGATAGGCGCGCATGGGTACGATGGCCGCTCCCGCCTTCTGGGCCAGGTAGATGACGCCGCCCTTGGGTTTGTGTCTCGGTCCGCGTGGGCCGTCCACGGTAAAGACGGCCATGCGATTCTGCCCGGCCATAACCCGAACCGCCTGCAACAATGCCTTGACCCCGCCGCGAGAGCTGGACCCCCGGACAGTGACATGTCCGAGGCGCTCAATGACCCGGGCGATGACTTCGCCGTCCTTGCTCTGGCTGACAAACGTGACCAAGTCGGAGGAAATGGTGTGGCCAAACCCGGTCACGGGGAAAATTTCTCCATGCCATAGGGCCAGCACCAGCGGTCGCCGGTCCTGTCCTCGCTTGAGAATTTCGTCAAGGTTTCCATGGGGCTCAAAGCGAAGCGTGGCCACCCACGCCCGGTAGAAGGCGGCAAGGACAAAGGAAAGCTTGCCGGGATCAATGGAAATTTTCATGAATTGGTCCGAGTGTTGATTTAGGTATCCATACCGGGAGTTGTCCACCGACGCAAGGGCGACAAGCCCGAGGGCTTCGGAAGCCGGACCCCGGTGTCACACCTTGTATAAATCATATCTATTTGACCAAACGAGTCAGCCTATGATGGACTTACCGTCAAGGAGGACCCCATGTCCGAAACCACCCTCGAATGCCTCGGCCTGCCCTGCCCCCAGCCGGTACTGCGCTGCAAGGAGGCTGTTGAAAGCCGCAATCCTCGACGCATCACGGTTGCTGTGGACAACGATGCGGCCAGGGAGAATGTCAGCCGCTTCCTGACCACACGCGGCTACAGCGTGGAAACGAGCATGTCCGGCGACACCCGCATCGTCACCGGGACCAGGGGGGAGGCAGGCCCGATGCCCGGACTGTCCAACGATCCGGCCCCGAACGACACCCATTCCGCCGTGGTCACAGGCCAGCGCATCCTTGTCTTCATCGGTGCCGACACCATCGGCTCGGGCGACGCCGAGCTTGGCGGTCGGCTGATGGTCAACTTCCTGTCCACCCTCAAGGAAATGGGCTCGGAGTTATGGCGCATCATTTTGGTCAACGGCGGGGTCCGGCTTTCCGTGCCCGGCAGTCCCTGCCTGGAGCAGCTTCAATCCCTTGAGACAGCTGGCGTCTCGGTACTGGTCTGCGGCACCTGCCTTGAACATTTCGGCCTGACCCCCCATCGCCGGGTCGGCCAGACCACCAACATGCTCGATGTGGTCACCAGTTTCCAGCTTGCCACCAAGACGGTTCACGTCTAATACTCTTCGCGACGGGACGGTTCGTCCCGTCGCAATTCTTTCATGCAAACGCCAATCCGGCCGGATACCATAAAGTCATGCCCCAAGCCCAGACCGTCCGTCTGAACAAGTTCCTTGCCCAGTGCGGCGTGGCCTCACGCCGGGGCGCAGACGAACTCGTCTTTTCCGGCAGGGTCGCGGTCAACGACGAGAGGGCCGATACTCCGGGCCTCCAGGTGGACCCGACCCGTGACCGCGTGACCGTGGACCACAAGCCCGTGTGTCTGCCCGACGCAAAAGCGGAAATCGCCATCATGCTCCACAAACCCGTGGAGACAGTGACCACGGCCCGGGACCCCCAGGGACGCACCACGGTGCTTGATCTGCTCCCGCCACAGATCGTTGACCGCCGCCCCTTTCCTGTCGGGCGGCTCGATTTTTATTCCGAAGGGTTGCTGCTGCTGACCACGGACGGCGAACTTTGCCACCGGCTGACTCATCCCAAATGGCACCTGCCCAAAGTCTACGAGGTGACCGTCCGCGGTGCAGTGCCGGAGAAGGCCATATCGATCATGCAGTCCGGGATGACCCTCAAGGCGGGGGACAGGCTGGCCCCGGCAGAGGTGGTGCTCCACCCTCCGGTCGCTGGCACCCAGGTTCTTGAAATCACTCTCATCCAGGGGCTCAACCGCCAGATCAGACGCATGTGCGAGGAGTTGGGGCTTACCATTCTGCGCCTTCGCCGGGTCAGACAGGGTCCGGTGGAGCTTGGCAACCTCAAACGGGGACAGTGGCGCGAACTGACCGATGCGGAACTGACTGCCCTGAAAAAGGCGGTCAGCCTCGCCTGAAAAGCTGTAAAACGCCTATCTGCGCCGTTAAGTGACTGTAGACGAATCGTTGAGCCAAGAAGGAAACTTATTCTATAAGCTCAACACGTTCAGTTCAGCAGATCGAGATGTCTGCTCACGCCAAGGCCCATGAAGGATAGTCCGGTAGGGGGAGAATCATGCCCCCGCATCCCAAAAGCGCATCTCTGCTCGTCTGCCCCCCAAAGCCTCGAAGATTCACCAACAGCTCACGAGGTTCGGCCTTGGATTTCTTTCACATCTGAATTCTCACCATTGTTTGCCACTCTGCATAGTTGGATTATTTCTACGACCCGCCAGCCAGGGCTTGGGCACATCGGCCGGACCGAACAGGACAAAAAAAGACGCGGCCTTATGGCAAGGCCGCGCCCGTTTCCCTCAGAAGACCAACCCGTCCCGCAAGACGGACAAGGGCTCGCCCCCTAAAACCCCCGCGTATTGTCCTCCACATGAGTGCCCTCGGGCGGAGTGAAGGTGAACATGTCTGCCGCCAAAGGCACATCCTGCTCCACGTTGGAAAGCCGGACCTCATTGCCGTTGCCGTAAAAGTCCACAATCATGATCTGACGCAGCAACCCCGTTGAGGGCTCCACCCCCACATAGGCCAGGACCATGCCCGGCTCGGGCTCCTTGGGTATCAGTTGGAGCACGGTGAAGCCCTTACCCCAGCGCTGGCGCACATCGTCCGCGCCCTGCCATTCGGTCTTGACCACGAAATCCTCCTTGAGATTGGCCCTGCCGGATATGAAGCGCAGCACGGTCTTGGAATCAAGAAGCGCTTCCACCCCGTACTTGATGGCTACCCCATCGGCCTCGATGTAGTCCCAGGCGTAGGCAGGCCCGAGCACAAGCAGTTCCTTCTCGGGCTCAATAGTTTCCCAACGCACCTGAGAAGGCTGACGGAACCAGATGCGGCCTTGTCGCCGCTCCACATCCCCGCTGGCCACATTGGTCAATTCCTGGACAAAGTCGCACCGAAATGTCTTGAGGCTTTCGTATCGCTGCTGGATAAGGTCCGGCATGTCCTCGGCCGCGATCCCCGCGACACCCTGCCCGAAACCGGCCAGAACCAGACACACAGCAAGGGACCATGTCACGAAATATTTTCTAGACATTTTCTAATCTCCTTTTATTCCGGCGAGATGACCTTTCTCGGCTTACTCCCGTCCTGTGGGCCGAGCAAGCCGTCCATCTCCATCTGTTCAATATACCTTGCCGCTCGGTTGAAGCCGATGCGGAAGCGGCGCTGGAGCAGCGATATGGACGCCTTGCCCTGGCTCAACACGAACTGCACCGCCTCGCCATACACAGGGTCGTCGGACTCGCTGATCAGTTCGGCCCCTTCCCCGCCCGAAGCGTCCTTCTTCCAGTCCGAAAAATCCAGCTCAAACTCCTGAGGCTGGCTCTCGCGCCAAAAGTCGACAACGTGCGCAATCTCCGCCTCGTCGACATAGGCGCCATGCATCCGCTTGAGCTTGCCGCCGCTTGGCTTGAAGAGCATATCGCCTTTGCCCAGCAACCGCTCCGCGCCCACGCTGTCGAGAATGGTGCGCGAATCGAACTTCGAGGTGACAAAGAACGAGATGCGCGTCGGGAAGTTGGCCTTGATCAGGCCGGTGACAACGTCCACGCTCGGTCTCTGGGTGGCCAGCACAAGATGGATGCCCGCGGCCCGAGCCAACTGGGCCAACCGGACGATGCACTGCTCCACCTCCTTGGCGGCGGTCATCATCAGGTCGGCCAATTCATCGATGATGATGACCAGATAGGGCATGGGCTTCATATGCTCGTATTCCTCGGGCATATTCTCGCCCATGTCGGCGATTTTTTTGTTGTATCCCTCAATGTTGCGTACACCGAGCTTGGCCATCTTCTCGTAGCGGCAATCCATCTCGAATACGGCCCACTCCAGGGCGCTCTTGGCCAGGCTCATCTCGGTGACCACCGGATGCACCAGATGCGGCAAGGCAGCATAAGGAGCCAGCTCGATGCGCTTGGGGTCCACCAGCAACAGCTTCACCTTGTCCGGGCCGGCCTTGTAGAGCAGACTCAAGAGAAAACCGTTGATACCCACGGACTTGCCCGCGCCGGTGGCACCGGCCACGAGCAAGTGCGGCATCTTGGCCAGATCAGCCACCTTGGTGATGCCGTGGATGTCCTTGCCAAGGGCCAAAGTCAGCGGCGACTCGCTACTGGTGAACTCCCTGGACTCGATCACCTCGCGCAGATAAACGGTCTGACGGTCCACATTGGGAATTTCAATGCCCACACTGTCCTTGCCGGGAATCGGAGCCTCGATGCGCACGGATTCGGCCTTAAGAGCCAGAGCTATATCGTCGGTCAGATTCTCGATCCTGCTGACCTTGATGCCCGGCGCAGGCTTGAACTCGAACATGGTTACCACCGGCCCGGGAACCACCCGCTGAATCTCTCCCTGCACATTGAAATCGTTCAGGCATTCCTTGAGCCTGTCGGCCAGTGGTTGGAGCACTTCCTGGGTCTGGCTCGATGACTGTGGCGGAGACGGCGAAAGCAGATCAAGTCCCGGAAGCCCTCCTCCCTCCGAGACAGGACCGGAAGACGCGGCTTTGGCTGGCTTGGCCGGTTTTTGCCTGCGGACTGCGGGCGGGTTCCTGGAGGCGCTGTTGTCGGCCTCCTCAAGATCAATGAAACGGACTTCGACATCCTCCTCCCCGGCCAGAATGTCCAGCCCGTCCTCGGCTTGGGCACGTTTCCTGGCGGCAACCCCTGCCTGCCTGCTTTCCCTGACACGGGCCAATCGCGCTGCCAGTGCTTCACGCAGCACGGCCACTCCAAGGAGCAGCCTGTTCCACAGCACGGTCCAACTGAATCCTGCCACGGCCTGAAAGGATATGATGGTGATGAACGTCCACAAAAGCAGGGTACCTGCCGGACGCAAATAGGGCTGGGTCAAGCCGGTGACGATCTCGCGGCCAAAGAAGCCGCCGCCGAGAAGCCCATAGGCATCGGCGGGAATATCCACCAGCCAGGGGTGGGTGGCCCACGCCTCGAAGGCCACGAACAGCCCCACAAGACCTAACCAGCGGATCTTGGAAATCCGCATTCGACCGACAAATCGCGACAGCCCGAGATACAGGAAATAAAAAGGCCAGACCATGGCCCCCAGGCCAAACATCTCCACGAGAAACCCGGCGCAGTACGCCCCGGCCACGCCGACGACGTTGCGTACGCGCCACCCTTCGCTGACCGCCTGATTGAAGCTCGGATCGGCCGGGCTGAACGAAAGCAGACTCAGAAAGAGAAATGCGGAAAGGAAAAGGAAGAAAAGGCCGACAAATTCCCTGCCGTGTACCTTTCGCCTGGGTTGAGCCGCTGTAATCTGTCTTCTCGCCATTGATCCCCGCTTTTGAAAAAAAGGTCCTGGACAGCGAGCCGTCCACGACCTTTTTCTAAGCTATGTTCGCAACGTGTCGCAAGTCGGGCTTATTCGCGTCCGAGGTATTCGCCGCTGCGAGTATCCACCTTGATCAAGTCCCCCGCATTGATGAACAGCGGCACGTTGACCTGAATGCCGGTCTCCAGCGTGGCAGGCTTGGTGGCATTGCTCACGCGGTCGCCCTGTATGCCGGGGTCGGTCTGGGCCACCTTGAGATTGACATTGGCCGGAAGGTCGACGCCGATCAACTCACCATTGTAAAGCAGAACCTTGACCGTGTCGCCCTCTTTGATGTAGCCGCCTGCCTCGCCGACATTCTCGCCCGAGACATGCATCTGCTCATAGCTTTCAAGGTCCATGAACACGAAGTCCGTGCCTTCCTTGTAGATGAACTGCATGTTGACCACGGCCATGTCGGGTTTTTTGACTTTCTCGCCGGAGCGAAAGGTCTTGTCCAGCACCTGTCCGGTCTTCATGTGGCGCAGCTTGGTCCGCACCATGGCCCCGCCCTTGCCGGGCTTGAAGTGCTGAAATTCAATGATCTCGAACGGTTTTCCGTCGATCTCGATTTTCAGGCCAGTCCTGAAATCCTTGGTCGATATCATGATCGCTCCGAAACGTCGGACCCCGGACATGCCGGGGTGGTTGTCAGTTAATCCGATTGTCCGGCAAGGCGCTGATGCAGCGCCTGGACAGCAAGCCCATACCCCAGAATCCCGAAACCGGCAATAACGCCGACGCACCGCCCCCCCATCAGGCTTTGCTGCCGCAAGGGCTGATCGGTCCGCGCCCAGATGTTGCTAATGTGGACCTCCACGCAGGGGACGCCGATCCAGGCCAGGCAGTCGGCAATGGCAAGACTGGTGTGGGTGTAGGCCCCTGCGTTGAAAACAATTCCCGCCGTGCCATCGACCCGGGTCTGCTCCAGACGGTCCACGAGCGCCCCTTCGGAATTGGATTGGAAATGGCTCAGGACGATGTCGTCAGCGCTCCCGCCCATGAGGGTGCGGACAATGCCGGGCAGGTCGTCCATGGTCTGGGAGCCGTAGATCTCCGGCTGCCGTCTGCCGATATGCCCCAGGTTCGGGCCGTTGAGTATCAAGATGTCGAATTTGGTCATGCGCTCCCCCCTGTTCCTGACCGGGTCGTGCCTCTCCTTGACGCGGCCGCGCAAAAAGAGAACATTGGGCTCTCACAAATACACGAGGACACGGATACGGTACCCCTTTATGAACCGAACCATTGAGTTAGTCAAAACAATATACGAAATCAAGCAGCTTGAGGAATTCCACGAGCCGCAGATAGCCCTTGCCGGACGCTCCAACGTGGGCAAGTCCTCTCTGGTCAACCGTCTGGCCGGGCGCAAATCCCTGGCCAAGATCAGCTCCAAGCCCGGAAAGACGCGCAGTCTCAACTACTACCGGGTCCAACCCGACGGCTTCTTTCTCGTGGATCTGCCCGGCTACGGCTATGCCAAATGCTCCAAGACCGAACGCGAGAAATGGGGCAGGCTCATCGAAGCTTACATGACCGCCAATCCCGCCCTCAAGGCAGTGGTGGTTCTGCTCGATTCACGCCTGACGCCGCAAAAACTCGACCTGGAGCTGACCTCCTATCTGCGCGGCCTGGGCATCCCGGTCATTCCGGTGCTGACCAAGGCGGACAAACCCAAACAGCGCGAACGAGCGGCCCTCCAGACCCAGTGGCGGGACATCCTTCAGCAGCTGCGCCTGCCCCTGCTCTTTTCCAGCAAAACGGGCATGGGCGAGGAAAAGCTGTGGAGCATCCTGGCAGAATACGCAGACGTGGCCGTCCCCAAACCCGACAGCCTTGAATCTGGCGACGAAACCAACTGAAATTCCTGAAAGAAATCGTTCAGCACGAGCGCGGCCCGTTTGACCGGCCCGACACCGAGCGCTCCGAACAGCCTAGGTTCTGGCCAGCCGCAGTCCGGCCCCCCAGGCCCGCAGGGTGGCCTTGAGTCCCGGCGCCGCAACCCAGATCAACCGCCCGGAGGCCAGCGCCCCCATGACGAAATTGCCGAGCCAAGCGGCCAGAAACGGCGGCAATACCGCCTGCTCCCCGGCCGTGGCCCCCACCGTATGGACCCCGTACTGCACAAAGATGAGAATCAGCGACAACCCGACATTGGCATAGACATTTTCCGAGAAGGTAATC
This genomic window contains:
- a CDS encoding DUF6485 family protein translates to MKKKDQCPRAKINEQYCTCTYSCDKHGICCECLHYHRQRGEIPACFFTAEEEKTYNRTVQFFIQRRS
- the gcvT gene encoding glycine cleavage system aminomethyltransferase GcvT is translated as MESLATTPLTDWHRENGAKMAPFAGFNMPVQYKGILIEHQHTREKAGIFDICHMGEFKLSGPGSMETLNKVVSHDLTTLDPGKCRYGFLLNRSGGIMDDLIIYCLGKDEYMLVVNGACRTKDFEHIRANLAAGPVLADISEETGKIDVQGPQSLSVLETLTEKKWNELKYFNFEPTDCLGFPMLVSRTGYTGELGYELYLPADKALSVWKKLAADARVEPVGLGARDTLRLEIGYPLYGQDLDEEHTPVEAGAGFFLKKESDYIGKSGLGEVRQMLVPLVIEGRRTARHHDEVHLPSGEKVGVVTSGSFAPSLGHCVALAYIRAEDVNVERFVIKTARTELEAKRTELPFYKEGTARMKV
- a CDS encoding lysophospholipid acyltransferase family protein, with translation MKISIDPGKLSFVLAAFYRAWVATLRFEPHGNLDEILKRGQDRRPLVLALWHGEIFPVTGFGHTISSDLVTFVSQSKDGEVIARVIERLGHVTVRGSSSRGGVKALLQAVRVMAGQNRMAVFTVDGPRGPRHKPKGGVIYLAQKAGAAIVPMRAYPKRAKIFKKSWDHFVLPMPFTRCPVYIGEPMEVTDEKLTEAVLVRELERLEQQMLALGAHELTTDR
- the yedF gene encoding sulfurtransferase-like selenium metabolism protein YedF, with the protein product MSETTLECLGLPCPQPVLRCKEAVESRNPRRITVAVDNDAARENVSRFLTTRGYSVETSMSGDTRIVTGTRGEAGPMPGLSNDPAPNDTHSAVVTGQRILVFIGADTIGSGDAELGGRLMVNFLSTLKEMGSELWRIILVNGGVRLSVPGSPCLEQLQSLETAGVSVLVCGTCLEHFGLTPHRRVGQTTNMLDVVTSFQLATKTVHV
- a CDS encoding pseudouridine synthase, which codes for MPQAQTVRLNKFLAQCGVASRRGADELVFSGRVAVNDERADTPGLQVDPTRDRVTVDHKPVCLPDAKAEIAIMLHKPVETVTTARDPQGRTTVLDLLPPQIVDRRPFPVGRLDFYSEGLLLLTTDGELCHRLTHPKWHLPKVYEVTVRGAVPEKAISIMQSGMTLKAGDRLAPAEVVLHPPVAGTQVLEITLIQGLNRQIRRMCEELGLTILRLRRVRQGPVELGNLKRGQWRELTDAELTALKKAVSLA
- a CDS encoding LolA family protein, with amino-acid sequence MSRKYFVTWSLAVCLVLAGFGQGVAGIAAEDMPDLIQQRYESLKTFRCDFVQELTNVASGDVERRQGRIWFRQPSQVRWETIEPEKELLVLGPAYAWDYIEADGVAIKYGVEALLDSKTVLRFISGRANLKEDFVVKTEWQGADDVRQRWGKGFTVLQLIPKEPEPGMVLAYVGVEPSTGLLRQIMIVDFYGNGNEVRLSNVEQDVPLAADMFTFTPPEGTHVEDNTRGF
- a CDS encoding DNA translocase FtsK: MARRQITAAQPRRKVHGREFVGLFFLFLSAFLFLSLLSFSPADPSFNQAVSEGWRVRNVVGVAGAYCAGFLVEMFGLGAMVWPFYFLYLGLSRFVGRMRISKIRWLGLVGLFVAFEAWATHPWLVDIPADAYGLLGGGFFGREIVTGLTQPYLRPAGTLLLWTFITIISFQAVAGFSWTVLWNRLLLGVAVLREALAARLARVRESRQAGVAARKRAQAEDGLDILAGEEDVEVRFIDLEEADNSASRNPPAVRRQKPAKPAKAASSGPVSEGGGLPGLDLLSPSPPQSSSQTQEVLQPLADRLKECLNDFNVQGEIQRVVPGPVVTMFEFKPAPGIKVSRIENLTDDIALALKAESVRIEAPIPGKDSVGIEIPNVDRQTVYLREVIESREFTSSESPLTLALGKDIHGITKVADLAKMPHLLVAGATGAGKSVGINGFLLSLLYKAGPDKVKLLLVDPKRIELAPYAALPHLVHPVVTEMSLAKSALEWAVFEMDCRYEKMAKLGVRNIEGYNKKIADMGENMPEEYEHMKPMPYLVIIIDELADLMMTAAKEVEQCIVRLAQLARAAGIHLVLATQRPSVDVVTGLIKANFPTRISFFVTSKFDSRTILDSVGAERLLGKGDMLFKPSGGKLKRMHGAYVDEAEIAHVVDFWRESQPQEFELDFSDWKKDASGGEGAELISESDDPVYGEAVQFVLSQGKASISLLQRRFRIGFNRAARYIEQMEMDGLLGPQDGSKPRKVISPE
- the efp gene encoding elongation factor P, producing MISTKDFRTGLKIEIDGKPFEIIEFQHFKPGKGGAMVRTKLRHMKTGQVLDKTFRSGEKVKKPDMAVVNMQFIYKEGTDFVFMDLESYEQMHVSGENVGEAGGYIKEGDTVKVLLYNGELIGVDLPANVNLKVAQTDPGIQGDRVSNATKPATLETGIQVNVPLFINAGDLIKVDTRSGEYLGRE
- a CDS encoding type II 3-dehydroquinate dehydratase, with the translated sequence MTKFDILILNGPNLGHIGRRQPEIYGSQTMDDLPGIVRTLMGGSADDIVLSHFQSNSEGALVDRLEQTRVDGTAGIVFNAGAYTHTSLAIADCLAWIGVPCVEVHISNIWARTDQPLRQQSLMGGRCVGVIAGFGILGYGLAVQALHQRLAGQSD
- the yihA gene encoding ribosome biogenesis GTP-binding protein YihA/YsxC, with translation MNRTIELVKTIYEIKQLEEFHEPQIALAGRSNVGKSSLVNRLAGRKSLAKISSKPGKTRSLNYYRVQPDGFFLVDLPGYGYAKCSKTEREKWGRLIEAYMTANPALKAVVVLLDSRLTPQKLDLELTSYLRGLGIPVIPVLTKADKPKQRERAALQTQWRDILQQLRLPLLFSSKTGMGEEKLWSILAEYADVAVPKPDSLESGDETN